One window of Candidatus Methylocalor cossyra genomic DNA carries:
- a CDS encoding esterase family protein, whose amino-acid sequence MRRDYHRWYSPRLNRDMELLVFGHAGAKVLIFPTRDGRFYEYENLRLVDALAHKIEAGYLQLYCLEGLADETFYCWWRHPADRIRRYLQYEDYVLSEVLPFMAWQNGHPCTIAHGCSLGAFYAANFAFRHPHLVQKLSAFSGRYDLTLKVENFGDLFDGYYDDNIYFNTPCHFLPNLNCSWRLEALRRMDIILVIGREDPFLENNRQLSRILWDKGIRHALHEWEGRAHQGRYWRQMAPLYL is encoded by the coding sequence ATGAGACGTGACTATCACCGCTGGTACAGTCCCCGCCTCAATCGGGACATGGAACTTCTGGTGTTCGGCCACGCGGGGGCGAAGGTTCTCATTTTCCCGACCCGCGACGGGCGGTTTTACGAGTACGAGAATCTGCGCCTGGTGGATGCCCTGGCCCACAAGATCGAGGCCGGTTACCTGCAGCTCTATTGCCTGGAGGGGTTAGCGGACGAGACCTTCTACTGCTGGTGGCGCCACCCGGCCGATCGCATTCGGCGCTACCTGCAGTACGAAGACTACGTGTTGAGCGAGGTCTTGCCGTTCATGGCCTGGCAGAACGGTCATCCCTGCACCATCGCCCATGGGTGCAGCCTCGGCGCCTTCTATGCCGCCAATTTCGCCTTCCGCCACCCACACCTGGTCCAAAAGCTCAGCGCCTTTTCCGGACGCTACGATCTCACCCTGAAGGTGGAAAACTTCGGGGACCTGTTCGATGGCTACTATGACGATAACATCTACTTCAACACCCCTTGCCATTTCTTGCCCAATCTGAACTGCAGCTGGCGGCTGGAGGCGCTCCGCCGGATGGACATCATCCTGGTGATCGGTCGCGAGGATCCTTTCCTCGAGAACAACCGCCAGCTCAGCCGAATACTTTGGGACAAGGGCATCCGCCACGCCCTCCACGAATGGGAAGGACGCGCCCATCAAGGCCGGTACTGGCGCCAGATGGCGCCGCTCTACCTTTAG
- a CDS encoding thymidylate synthase yields MRPYLDLIRRVLAEGVAQPDRTGVGTLAVFGHQMRFDLARGFPLVTTKKLHFKSIVVELLWFLRGDTNIRYLKEHGVSIWDEWADARGDLGPIYGKQWRDWVTADGRHIDQIALLLEEIRTRPASRRQLVSAWNPGDLPNMALAPCHCLFQTTVAAGRLHLQVYQRSADVFLGLPFNIASYALLLAILAQQTDLQPGELIWTGGDVHIYRNHLEQVHLQLTRVPYPPPTLCIQRRPSNIDGYRPEDFTLLNYQAHPHIKGEVAV; encoded by the coding sequence ATGCGCCCCTATCTCGATCTGATCCGCCGCGTGCTCGCCGAGGGCGTGGCGCAGCCCGACCGCACCGGGGTCGGTACCCTGGCGGTGTTCGGCCACCAGATGCGTTTCGACCTGGCCCGAGGCTTCCCGCTGGTGACCACGAAAAAACTCCACTTCAAGTCCATCGTGGTGGAGCTTTTGTGGTTTCTGCGCGGCGATACCAACATCCGCTATCTCAAGGAGCACGGTGTGTCGATCTGGGACGAATGGGCGGATGCCCGGGGCGATCTGGGACCGATCTACGGCAAGCAATGGCGCGACTGGGTTACCGCCGACGGCCGGCACATCGATCAGATCGCCCTGCTGCTCGAGGAAATCCGAACGCGCCCGGCGTCCCGCCGCCAGTTGGTCAGCGCCTGGAACCCGGGCGATCTGCCCAATATGGCCCTCGCGCCGTGCCATTGTCTGTTCCAAACCACCGTGGCGGCGGGCCGGCTGCACCTACAGGTGTACCAGCGATCCGCCGACGTCTTCCTCGGCCTTCCCTTCAACATCGCCAGTTATGCCCTTCTGCTCGCCATTTTGGCGCAACAGACCGATCTCCAGCCCGGCGAGCTGATCTGGACCGGCGGCGACGTGCACATCTACCGCAACCACCTCGAGCAGGTTCACCTGCAGCTCACCCGTGTGCCGTACCCACCCCCCACCCTGTGCATTCAGCGCCGACCGTCCAACATCGACGGCTACCGTCCGGAGGACTTTACCCTGCTCAACTACCAAGCCCATCCCCACATCAAGGGCGAGGTGGCGGTGTGA
- the lgt gene encoding prolipoprotein diacylglyceryl transferase produces MLPYPNIDPVAVSIGPVKIHWYGLMYVIGIGIVWLLAKRRAKEPGCPWTASQIEDLIFYSALGLVVGGRVGYVLFYNLPVFLRDPLSLFRVWEGGMSFHGGMLGVFVAMAWFARRTSGTFFQVSDFIAPYVPIGLFFGRIGNFINGELWGKPTDLPWAMVFPGAGPEPRHPSQLYEAGLEGVVLFIALRWFSRRSPPRMAVSGLFLLLYGIFRFAVEFVRLPDAHIGYLAFGWLTMGQLLSLPMVVFGILLLALAYRRRRWVTVE; encoded by the coding sequence ATGCTGCCTTACCCCAACATCGATCCCGTGGCCGTCAGCATCGGCCCGGTCAAGATCCATTGGTATGGCCTCATGTACGTGATCGGTATCGGCATCGTCTGGTTGTTGGCCAAGCGCCGCGCCAAGGAGCCGGGTTGTCCCTGGACCGCCAGCCAAATCGAGGACCTGATCTTTTACTCGGCGTTGGGACTGGTGGTGGGAGGCCGGGTGGGCTATGTGCTGTTCTACAACCTGCCGGTCTTTCTTCGCGATCCCTTGAGCCTGTTCCGGGTCTGGGAAGGCGGGATGTCGTTCCACGGCGGCATGCTCGGGGTGTTCGTCGCCATGGCCTGGTTTGCCCGCCGCACGTCCGGCACCTTTTTCCAAGTGAGCGACTTCATCGCTCCCTATGTGCCCATCGGGTTGTTCTTCGGACGCATCGGCAATTTCATCAACGGCGAGCTGTGGGGCAAGCCCACCGATCTTCCCTGGGCCATGGTATTCCCGGGGGCGGGACCGGAACCCCGTCACCCTTCCCAGCTGTACGAGGCGGGCCTGGAAGGCGTGGTGTTATTTATCGCGCTGCGCTGGTTCAGCCGCCGTTCGCCCCCGCGCATGGCGGTGAGCGGCCTGTTCCTGTTGCTCTACGGGATCTTCCGGTTTGCGGTGGAGTTCGTACGGCTACCGGATGCCCACATCGGCTATCTGGCCTTTGGTTGGCTTACCATGGGACAGCTCCTGAGCCTGCCCATGGTGGTTTTCGGGATTCTGCTGCTGGCCCTGGCCTACCGGCGTCGCCGGTGGGTGACGGTGGAGTGA
- a CDS encoding ComF family protein, protein MALCRQLRTRSSVNDWPNIIQDWLYPPTCLLCGDPGQRGRDLCRPCADALPYLRRACPRCALPHAEAGPCAACRADPPAFDRAFALFHYQAPVDHLIRALKFGARHPCARLLGTLLADGLEGRGARPEALIPVPLHARRYRQRGFNQTVEIARTVARRLGITLDLGSCRRVRATAPQAQLSARERHENLRAAFAVRPGVGYRHVAIIDDVVTTGATANALAQALRDAGVETIEVWSCARAGR, encoded by the coding sequence GTGGCCCTTTGCCGTCAACTTCGAACTCGAAGTTCTGTAAACGACTGGCCGAACATTATACAGGACTGGCTCTATCCGCCCACCTGCCTGCTATGCGGCGATCCGGGCCAGCGAGGCCGCGATCTGTGCCGGCCCTGTGCCGATGCCCTGCCCTATCTCCGCCGCGCCTGTCCCCGCTGCGCCCTACCCCACGCCGAGGCGGGTCCCTGTGCCGCCTGCCGGGCCGACCCACCGGCGTTCGACCGCGCCTTCGCCCTGTTCCATTACCAAGCGCCGGTCGACCATCTCATCCGCGCCCTGAAGTTCGGGGCCCGCCACCCTTGCGCCCGCCTGCTCGGCACCCTGCTGGCGGACGGGCTCGAAGGCCGGGGCGCGCGGCCGGAAGCCCTCATCCCGGTGCCGCTGCACGCCCGCCGCTACCGGCAGCGGGGTTTCAACCAGACCGTCGAGATCGCCCGGACGGTCGCCCGCCGCCTGGGTATCACCCTCGACCTGGGGAGTTGTCGCCGGGTGCGGGCCACCGCTCCCCAGGCCCAGCTGAGCGCGCGGGAGCGCCACGAGAATCTCCGCGCGGCGTTTGCGGTGCGCCCCGGGGTGGGCTACCGGCATGTGGCCATCATCGACGATGTGGTGACGACCGGCGCCACCGCGAACGCGCTGGCCCAGGCGCTGCGGGATGCGGGGGTCGAAACGATCGAGGTGTGGAGCTGCGCTAGGGCCGGTAGGTGA
- the bioB gene encoding biotin synthase BioB, whose amino-acid sequence MQQAERIPFNLADPAPVRHDWQQSEAEALLALPFIDLVHRAQAVHRAHFDPNEIQISSLLSIKTGACAEDCAYCPQSARYDTGLPRQELLSLEEVLEAARRAKAQGAGRFCMGAAWRSPKDRDLERICRMIEGVKALGLETCVTLGMLTETQTRRLKEAGLDYYNHNLDTSEAFYPKIISTRTYQDRLATLERVRAAGLKVCCGGILGMGESDADRAGLLTQLANLPEHPHSVPINLLVQVQGTPLAGTEKLDPLVFVRTVAAARIMMPRSRVRLSAGRREMSDELQALCFLAGANSIFYGERLLTTDNPEAERDRSLFRRLGLRMAGPLAGD is encoded by the coding sequence ATGCAACAGGCCGAGAGAATCCCTTTCAATCTAGCAGATCCGGCGCCGGTCCGGCACGATTGGCAGCAGAGCGAAGCCGAGGCGCTTTTGGCCCTGCCGTTCATCGATCTGGTCCACCGTGCCCAGGCGGTGCACCGCGCCCATTTCGATCCCAATGAAATCCAGATCAGCAGCCTGCTGAGCATCAAGACCGGCGCCTGTGCCGAGGACTGTGCCTACTGCCCGCAAAGCGCCCGCTACGACACGGGCCTACCGCGGCAGGAGCTGTTGTCCCTGGAGGAGGTGCTGGAGGCGGCCCGCCGGGCCAAGGCGCAAGGCGCCGGCCGGTTCTGCATGGGGGCGGCTTGGCGCAGCCCAAAGGATCGGGACCTCGAGCGGATCTGCCGAATGATCGAGGGAGTCAAGGCCCTCGGTCTGGAAACCTGCGTGACCCTTGGCATGCTGACCGAGACCCAGACCCGCCGCCTCAAAGAAGCCGGGCTGGACTATTACAACCATAACCTGGACACCTCAGAGGCGTTCTATCCCAAGATCATCAGCACCCGCACCTACCAAGACCGGCTCGCCACCCTGGAGCGGGTGCGGGCGGCCGGGCTTAAGGTATGTTGCGGCGGCATCCTCGGCATGGGGGAAAGCGACGCCGACCGGGCGGGACTACTGACCCAGTTGGCCAATCTCCCCGAACACCCCCACAGCGTGCCCATCAACCTGCTGGTCCAGGTGCAGGGCACACCCCTAGCCGGCACCGAGAAGCTCGATCCCTTGGTGTTCGTGCGCACCGTCGCCGCGGCGCGGATCATGATGCCGCGGTCGCGGGTGCGGTTATCCGCCGGGCGCCGCGAAATGAGCGATGAGCTACAGGCGTTATGCTTTCTTGCCGGCGCCAATTCCATTTTCTACGGCGAACGCTTGCTCACCACCGACAACCCGGAAGCCGAACGGGACCGGAGCCTGTTCCGGCGCTTGGGGCTGCGGATGGCCGGGCCTTTGGCCGGCGACTGA
- the bioF gene encoding 8-amino-7-oxononanoate synthase has translation MIARGELGAWLAELAGQGLYRQRRVLESPQGALVVVEGRPLVNFCSNDYLGLASHPEVVEALRAGAARYGVGAGAAHLVCGHGRAHQALEEELAEFTGRERALLFSSGYLANLGVVSALAGRRDTIFADRLNHASLLDGARLAGARLERYPHADLDALDSALARCPTRGRLIVSDGVFSMDGDVAPARELAVLARRYDAWLMIDDAHGLGVLGTEGGGSLAALGLDQDDVPVLIGTLGKAFGTAGAFVAGKAKLIDYLLQRTRTYLYTTAPPPALAEATRAALRLARKDAWRRQHLARLITRFRAGATMLGLPLGASTTPIQPLIVGDNRAAVRLSQALWSAGFLVAAIRPPTVPAGTARLRIALSAAHTDDQVDRLLEALASALAEVLGKAGQRPEEAEP, from the coding sequence GTGATCGCCCGCGGCGAACTGGGTGCCTGGCTGGCGGAGCTGGCCGGCCAGGGTCTTTACCGGCAGCGCCGCGTCCTGGAAAGCCCCCAGGGCGCCCTGGTGGTGGTGGAGGGCCGGCCGCTGGTCAATTTCTGCAGCAACGATTACCTCGGCTTGGCCAGTCATCCCGAAGTGGTGGAGGCCCTCCGGGCGGGTGCCGCCCGGTATGGCGTGGGGGCGGGCGCGGCCCATCTGGTGTGCGGCCATGGCCGGGCGCACCAAGCGTTGGAGGAGGAACTGGCGGAGTTCACCGGGCGGGAGCGGGCCTTGCTGTTTTCCTCCGGGTATCTGGCCAATCTGGGAGTGGTCAGCGCCCTCGCCGGACGCCGGGATACGATCTTTGCCGACCGTTTGAACCATGCCTCGCTGCTGGATGGGGCCCGCCTCGCCGGGGCCCGCTTGGAACGCTATCCCCATGCCGACCTGGACGCCCTGGACAGCGCCCTGGCCCGTTGCCCGACGCGGGGCCGGCTGATCGTCAGCGACGGGGTGTTCAGCATGGATGGCGACGTGGCACCGGCCCGGGAACTGGCCGTCCTGGCCCGCCGCTATGACGCCTGGCTGATGATCGACGACGCCCACGGGCTGGGCGTGCTGGGAACGGAAGGCGGCGGATCGCTGGCTGCCCTGGGTTTAGACCAGGACGATGTGCCGGTGCTGATAGGCACCTTGGGCAAGGCGTTTGGCACCGCCGGCGCCTTCGTCGCCGGCAAGGCCAAGTTGATCGACTACCTGCTCCAACGCACCCGTACCTATCTTTACACCACGGCACCGCCGCCGGCCTTGGCCGAAGCCACCCGGGCGGCGCTGCGCCTGGCGCGGAAGGACGCCTGGCGGCGCCAGCATCTGGCCCGGCTGATCACGCGCTTCCGCGCCGGCGCCACCATGCTGGGTTTGCCGCTCGGGGCTTCCACGACCCCGATCCAACCCCTCATCGTGGGCGACAACAGGGCCGCCGTGCGGCTCAGCCAAGCCTTGTGGTCGGCCGGCTTTCTGGTGGCGGCCATCCGCCCGCCCACGGTACCGGCGGGCACCGCGCGGCTGCGCATTGCCCTGTCGGCGGCCCACACCGATGACCAAGTGGACCGCCTGCTGGAAGCGCTGGCGAGCGCACTGGCAGAGGTCCTGGGCAAGGCCGGGCAGCGCCCCGAGGAGGCGGAACCATGA
- the bioH gene encoding pimeloyl-ACP methyl ester esterase BioH yields MRRRTPGLHVESFGIGRPLVMVHGWAMHSGLWRDFAASLAERARVSLIDLPGHGKSGPLADFSLPAVAAALAEAAPPHATWLGWSLGALFALEVARQQPERVAGLVLVAGSPRFVAAEDWPGVAASALERVAAEMETHYAATLRRFIGLQTFGLERARTLTRHLTGQLAARDPPDPRALRGGLAVLQQADLRDTLRHWSGPSLALLGAHDRLVPPSVAPALKRLAPRVETRVLAGAAHLPFATHPRETAQAIAEFLCHHAR; encoded by the coding sequence ATGAGGCGGCGCACGCCCGGCCTGCACGTGGAGAGCTTCGGCATCGGCCGGCCCCTGGTCATGGTCCACGGTTGGGCGATGCACAGCGGCCTGTGGCGGGATTTCGCCGCCAGCCTGGCGGAGCGGGCGCGGGTTAGCTTGATCGATCTGCCCGGCCATGGGAAAAGCGGGCCGCTGGCCGATTTCTCCCTGCCGGCGGTGGCCGCGGCGCTGGCCGAAGCCGCCCCTCCTCATGCCACCTGGCTGGGCTGGTCCCTCGGCGCCCTGTTCGCCCTGGAGGTGGCCCGGCAGCAGCCCGAGCGGGTCGCAGGCCTGGTCCTCGTGGCCGGGAGTCCGCGTTTCGTGGCCGCGGAGGATTGGCCGGGGGTCGCGGCCAGCGCCCTGGAGCGGGTCGCCGCCGAGATGGAGACCCACTATGCGGCCACCCTGCGGCGCTTCATCGGGCTACAAACCTTCGGCCTGGAACGGGCCCGCACCCTCACCCGACACCTCACCGGCCAACTGGCGGCCCGCGATCCCCCGGACCCGCGCGCCCTGCGCGGCGGCCTCGCGGTGCTGCAACAGGCCGATCTCAGGGACACCCTGCGCCACTGGTCCGGTCCCAGCCTCGCCCTGCTCGGGGCCCACGACCGGCTGGTGCCGCCGTCCGTCGCGCCCGCTCTCAAACGCCTGGCGCCGCGCGTCGAAACCCGGGTGCTGGCGGGTGCTGCCCATTTGCCCTTTGCCACCCATCCGCGAGAAACGGCCCAGGCCATCGCGGAGTTTCTGTGCCACCATGCCCGCTAG
- the bioC gene encoding malonyl-ACP O-methyltransferase BioC codes for MPARECPPGEARPDKAWVRRSFGAAADRYDGVAHLQRAVGERLCSWLATRLPAPGVWVDVGAGTGRLTQQLCDRHGPAHLFALDLAEAMLRVARERLGRERASYLCGDAEALPFADRSVDLVFSNLTLQWCPDPTRALREFRRVLRPDGVALFSTLGPDTLRELRCAWAAVDARSHVNTFIDGATLTAAARNAAGFAEVALDSETRILAYPDVYALMRELKALGARNVTTGRARHLTGKKAFKAMVAAYPRSPGGGIGASFQVLYAMAWGGKPP; via the coding sequence ATGCCCGCTAGGGAGTGCCCACCTGGAGAGGCGCGGCCGGACAAGGCCTGGGTCCGGCGTTCCTTCGGCGCCGCCGCCGACCGTTACGACGGTGTGGCGCACTTGCAGCGGGCGGTGGGGGAGCGGCTGTGCTCGTGGCTGGCGACCCGGCTCCCTGCACCGGGCGTATGGGTCGACGTCGGCGCTGGCACCGGGCGGCTGACGCAACAGCTGTGCGATCGGCATGGGCCCGCCCACCTGTTCGCCCTGGATCTGGCCGAGGCCATGCTGCGGGTGGCCCGGGAACGCTTAGGGCGCGAGCGGGCCTCCTATCTGTGCGGCGATGCCGAAGCCCTGCCCTTCGCCGATCGCTCCGTGGATTTGGTGTTTTCCAATCTGACTTTGCAATGGTGTCCCGATCCGACCCGGGCGCTCCGGGAATTCCGACGGGTTTTGCGCCCGGATGGGGTGGCCCTGTTCAGCACCCTAGGGCCGGACACCCTGAGGGAACTGCGCTGCGCCTGGGCGGCGGTGGACGCCCGCTCCCACGTCAACACATTCATCGACGGCGCCACCCTGACCGCGGCGGCGCGGAACGCCGCCGGCTTCGCCGAGGTGGCGCTGGACAGCGAGACCCGGATTCTGGCCTATCCCGACGTGTACGCCCTGATGCGAGAGCTCAAGGCGCTGGGAGCCCGCAATGTGACCACCGGGCGGGCCCGCCACCTCACCGGGAAAAAAGCCTTTAAAGCCATGGTGGCGGCCTATCCCCGCAGCCCAGGGGGCGGCATTGGAGCCAGCTTCCAGGTTCTTTATGCCATGGCGTGGGGAGGCAAGCCCCCATGA
- the bioD gene encoding dethiobiotin synthase, translating to MSGGIFITGTDTGVGKTRAALFMMDVLQRRGLRVVGMKPVATGATWHQGRLVNDDALALQRAGSLPLPYGKINPFVYAPPTAPHIAAAHTGQPIDIARIVEKFLELRESAEVVVVEGAGGWKVPLGSGLAMDDLARALGLPVLLVVGLRLGCLNHAALTRAAIAQSGARFSGWIANRLVQDFPDVAETLDTLESELGCRPLAVLPHRAEPGGFSDVEVCRWGLDEILRGLTS from the coding sequence ATGAGCGGCGGCATTTTCATTACCGGGACCGATACCGGGGTGGGCAAGACCCGGGCCGCGCTCTTTATGATGGACGTGCTCCAACGGCGTGGGCTGCGGGTGGTCGGGATGAAGCCGGTGGCGACCGGCGCGACCTGGCACCAGGGCCGGCTGGTGAACGACGACGCCTTGGCCTTGCAGCGGGCGGGGTCACTCCCTTTGCCCTACGGGAAAATCAACCCGTTCGTGTACGCGCCGCCCACGGCGCCCCATATCGCCGCCGCCCATACCGGACAACCCATTGATATCGCGCGCATTGTTGAAAAATTTCTGGAGTTGCGGGAATCCGCCGAGGTGGTGGTGGTCGAAGGCGCAGGTGGCTGGAAGGTACCGCTCGGCAGCGGCTTGGCGATGGACGATCTGGCCCGGGCCCTGGGGCTGCCGGTGCTCCTGGTGGTGGGCCTACGGCTCGGCTGCCTAAACCACGCTGCGTTGACCCGGGCGGCCATCGCCCAGTCCGGAGCGAGATTCTCTGGCTGGATCGCCAATCGGCTCGTGCAAGATTTCCCTGATGTCGCGGAAACCCTGGATACATTGGAATCGGAACTGGGCTGTCGCCCCCTGGCCGTGCTTCCCCACCGGGCAGAACCGGGCGGGTTTTCCGATGTGGAGGTGTGCCGATGGGGATTGGATGAAATCTTGCGTGGCCTTACCTCATAA
- a CDS encoding DUF2244 domain-containing protein translates to MVRSEQDAANGTFRFILRPNSSLDARQTRWLLAAIGAVMASIGVGFAVLGLWPVLPFSGTEWLLLAYCFMLCRKNCTVCEVITITDAAVLLEKGHHQPEQSYRFQRAWVKLDWLRAPVAGHPSRLAFRLHGKHVEFGRFLVESERVALARELQRILSSDR, encoded by the coding sequence ATGGTGCGATCGGAGCAAGATGCCGCCAATGGCACTTTTCGCTTCATACTGCGACCGAATTCGTCCCTGGACGCGCGTCAAACACGCTGGCTGCTGGCCGCGATCGGGGCGGTCATGGCCAGCATTGGGGTAGGTTTCGCGGTGTTGGGGTTGTGGCCGGTGTTGCCGTTCTCCGGCACGGAGTGGTTGCTCTTGGCCTATTGTTTCATGCTCTGCCGGAAGAACTGCACGGTTTGCGAGGTCATTACCATCACCGATGCCGCAGTGCTCTTGGAAAAAGGCCACCACCAGCCGGAGCAAAGCTATCGCTTTCAGCGCGCCTGGGTGAAGTTGGACTGGCTCAGGGCGCCGGTTGCCGGCCATCCCAGCCGCTTAGCGTTTCGTTTACATGGCAAGCACGTCGAATTCGGCCGGTTCTTGGTGGAATCGGAGCGCGTAGCGCTAGCCCGCGAGTTGCAGCGGATTCTGTCCAGTGACAGGTAA
- the coxB gene encoding cytochrome c oxidase subunit II — translation MNKIKRLLATVGLALGGEAQADYALNLTEGVTEVSRDIHDLHMYILWVCVVIGVLVYSLITYSVIHHRKSKGVIAAQFHENTKLEAVWTVIPFLILLTMAIPATRIMVKAYDTSGADMTIKVTGYQWKWRYEYLDEGLDFFSTLDAKSNEARQLGSRLDPAQVDHYLLNVDRPLVIPVGKKIRFVFTGADVIHSWWVPALGWKKDTIPGFITDAWAKVEKPGVYRGQCAELCGRDHGFMPIVVVAKPEEEYRQWLAEQKGQSAAAKEAARAEAVKTFTMDELLAKGKEVYDANCASCHQANGEGIPGTFPAISHSPVATGPLEEHVKIVLKGKGQLMPAFETSLQPAEIAAVVTYQRNAFGNHQGDLVQPSQVAAQK, via the coding sequence GTGAATAAGATCAAACGACTGCTGGCGACCGTGGGGTTGGCGCTAGGGGGCGAGGCGCAAGCGGACTACGCGCTCAACCTGACCGAAGGGGTCACCGAGGTCAGCCGTGATATCCATGATTTGCACATGTACATCCTGTGGGTGTGCGTGGTGATCGGCGTGCTCGTATACAGCCTGATTACCTATTCCGTGATCCATCACCGCAAATCCAAGGGGGTAATCGCCGCCCAATTCCACGAGAACACCAAGCTCGAAGCCGTCTGGACGGTCATTCCCTTCCTGATTCTGCTGACCATGGCCATCCCCGCCACGCGGATCATGGTCAAGGCTTACGACACCTCCGGCGCTGACATGACCATCAAGGTCACTGGATACCAATGGAAATGGCGCTACGAATATCTCGACGAGGGGCTCGACTTTTTCAGCACCCTGGATGCGAAAAGCAACGAAGCCCGGCAGCTAGGTTCGAGGCTCGATCCCGCCCAGGTAGACCATTACCTGTTGAATGTGGACCGCCCCTTGGTGATCCCAGTGGGCAAGAAAATCCGCTTCGTGTTCACCGGCGCCGATGTGATTCATTCCTGGTGGGTACCCGCCCTGGGTTGGAAGAAGGACACGATTCCCGGATTCATCACCGACGCCTGGGCCAAGGTGGAAAAGCCCGGCGTCTACCGCGGCCAGTGCGCCGAGCTGTGTGGCCGCGACCACGGCTTCATGCCCATCGTGGTGGTCGCCAAGCCGGAAGAGGAATACCGCCAATGGCTGGCGGAGCAGAAGGGACAGAGCGCGGCGGCCAAGGAAGCCGCCCGGGCCGAGGCGGTCAAGACCTTCACCATGGACGAACTTTTGGCCAAGGGGAAGGAAGTGTATGACGCCAACTGTGCCAGCTGCCATCAGGCCAACGGCGAGGGCATTCCGGGCACCTTCCCGGCCATCAGCCACAGCCCGGTGGCCACCGGCCCCCTCGAAGAGCACGTCAAAATCGTCTTGAAGGGCAAGGGACAATTGATGCCCGCCTTCGAAACGAGCTTGCAGCCCGCCGAGATCGCCGCCGTGGTGACCTATCAGCGGAACGCCTTCGGCAACCACCAAGGTGACCTGGTGCAGCCGTCCCAAGTCGCGGCGCAGAAGTGA